The Paenibacillus beijingensis nucleotide sequence TTACCCGCTCGTGCATGCCGGTCGTCTGATCGGTTTTCAGTGTCAGCAGCGGGTACTCCGCCAACTCGCGCATCGTGATCGATTGCCGGCCCGGATGCGTCCAGCCGCTCGGAATGACGGCTACGAACGGGTCGGAAGGCAGCTGCAGCACGTGATATTGCCGCGATTCGGCTGCCGCCTCGAACGGAAGTCGGGCGACGATCATCTCGATTGTACGCTTCTCCAGCTGTGCGCCGAGCAGGAAATGGTCGCCCTCCTGGATTTTAAACGTCACGCCCGGGTAGTGCTGCCGGAACCGTTCGATCCGCTCGGGCAGCAGCGAAATACAGGAGACGACCGCTCCGATCGGCAGCACGCCCTGCACTCCTTCATCGAGCTCCTTCACTTCTTTCAGCGTTTCCTGAAACTGGGCGAGCAGTAATTCGGCCCGGCTGCGCAGCAGCTCGCCCGCATGGGTGAGCGTCAGCCGGTTGCCGCTGCGGTCGAA carries:
- a CDS encoding LysR family transcriptional regulator: MDMRQLRYFLAVAKEGQITRAAKSLNMEQPPLSRQLKLMEQELGVILFDRSGNRLTLTHAGELLRSRAELLLAQFQETLKEVKELDEGVQGVLPIGAVVSCISLLPERIERFRQHYPGVTFKIQEGDHFLLGAQLEKRTIEMIVARLPFEAAAESRQYHVLQLPSDPFVAVIPSGWTHPGRQSITMRELAEYPLLTLKTDQTTGMHERVTNQFRQHGLRPHIICECSSVAIIIALVAAGIGATLFPKSVMASFPIPTIKMLNLADADFQSEVGIVWLKDRYLSKSARNFIDMF